One Alicyclobacillus acidoterrestris DNA window includes the following coding sequences:
- a CDS encoding restriction endonuclease subunit S, giving the protein MTRENVRFKALPPHWRVERIKYLASVNQNTLGEDTDEDLEIQYIDISNVDSQGRVLEHQLVRFGDAPSRARRIVRRGDTIVSTVRTYLKAIAYIDSTDENLVCSTGFAVLTPKSYVHPKFLAYYARSTDFIDEVVARSVGVSYPAVNASDVADISCPVAPHDEQISIASFLDRETAKLDALVEKKQRLVELLQEKRQALITQAVTKGLDPNVPMKDSGIPWLGEVPAHWAVRRISRVAKMESGHTPNKQEPSYWDGDVPWVSLNDSKRLRKDDVITETEFYTTELGIQNSSAHLLPKDTVVFSRDATIGLCAILGRPMAVSQHFIGWVCGNDILPKYLLMVFKCMDDELQRLSWGSTVKTIGMPDVKRLVTPVPPKSEQVQIVQKLDEQLAKMDLLIKKIETQVAAIVEYRQALISAAVTGEIDVRHYADNEVSALPS; this is encoded by the coding sequence ATGACACGTGAGAACGTACGATTCAAAGCGCTACCTCCTCACTGGCGGGTAGAGCGCATTAAGTACCTGGCGTCTGTGAACCAGAATACTCTCGGAGAAGATACAGACGAAGATCTGGAGATTCAGTACATTGACATTAGCAACGTGGATTCGCAGGGACGTGTGTTGGAACATCAACTCGTGCGGTTCGGTGATGCACCCAGCCGGGCTCGGAGGATAGTAAGACGTGGAGATACCATTGTCTCGACGGTTCGAACGTATTTGAAGGCGATTGCTTACATTGATTCTACGGACGAGAACTTGGTTTGTTCAACGGGGTTTGCTGTACTTACACCGAAGTCATATGTACACCCGAAGTTCTTGGCATACTATGCCCGATCAACCGACTTCATTGACGAAGTAGTCGCCCGCTCAGTGGGTGTCAGCTATCCAGCCGTGAACGCATCGGATGTAGCCGATATTTCTTGTCCGGTAGCACCGCATGATGAACAAATTAGCATTGCATCCTTCCTCGACCGTGAAACTGCCAAACTCGATGCACTCGTCGAGAAAAAGCAGCGGCTCGTCGAGCTCTTGCAGGAGAAGCGCCAGGCTCTCATCACCCAGGCCGTCACGAAGGGGCTCGACCCGAATGTGCCGATGAAGGATTCCGGGATTCCGTGGTTGGGAGAGGTGCCGGCGCATTGGGCAGTCAGGAGAATTAGTAGAGTTGCCAAAATGGAAAGCGGACACACACCGAACAAACAAGAACCGTCATATTGGGACGGAGATGTACCGTGGGTGTCGTTAAATGACTCGAAGCGGCTGCGTAAGGATGACGTCATTACTGAAACGGAGTTTTACACGACAGAGTTGGGTATTCAAAATTCATCCGCTCATCTGCTTCCCAAAGACACGGTTGTCTTTTCTCGAGATGCTACAATTGGGCTTTGTGCAATTCTCGGTCGACCCATGGCAGTGTCACAGCATTTTATAGGTTGGGTTTGTGGCAATGACATTCTGCCAAAATATCTGCTAATGGTTTTTAAGTGCATGGATGATGAACTGCAAAGATTATCGTGGGGTTCTACAGTAAAAACCATCGGAATGCCTGACGTGAAGAGGCTCGTTACCCCTGTCCCCCCTAAGAGTGAACAGGTACAGATAGTACAAAAGCTCGATGAGCAACTTGCAAAAATGGACCTTTTGATTAAAAAGATTGAGACTCAAGTAGCTGCAATTGTGGAATACCGCCAAGCACTAATCTCCGCCGCTGTGACCGGCGAAATCGATGTCCGCCATTACGCAGACAATGAAGTTTCCGCTCTGCCGTCTTGA
- a CDS encoding ATP-binding protein, with protein sequence MPTVLVLEEAHVFIKRSKDRVDDDSIDPADVCRQIFERIAREGRKFGLGLVLSSQRPSELSPTVLSQCNTFLLHRLVNDRDQELVSKLIPDNLGGLLNELPSLPTGEAILMGWAAPIPVQVTMNRLTDDQRPQSDDPKFWDVWIGEEEREVDWETLIVEWIEEG encoded by the coding sequence TTGCCTACGGTGTTGGTTTTGGAGGAGGCACACGTCTTTATAAAACGGTCCAAAGACAGGGTAGACGATGACAGCATTGACCCTGCGGACGTGTGCCGACAAATTTTCGAACGGATCGCTCGCGAAGGGCGTAAATTTGGCTTGGGATTAGTGCTGTCATCCCAACGTCCATCGGAATTATCGCCCACCGTATTATCACAGTGTAATACGTTTTTGTTACATCGTTTGGTCAATGATCGCGATCAAGAACTGGTATCAAAATTGATACCAGATAATCTAGGGGGGTTATTAAATGAATTGCCAAGTCTGCCTACAGGAGAAGCCATTCTAATGGGGTGGGCTGCACCGATTCCCGTCCAGGTGACCATGAATAGGCTCACTGACGATCAACGTCCACAGTCCGATGATCCGAAGTTCTGGGATGTATGGATTGGAGAAGAAGAGAGGGAAGTTGACTGGGAGACTCTAATAGTGGAATGGATAGAAGAAGGATGA
- a CDS encoding type I restriction endonuclease subunit R: MTAIHTEKALEEAIETHLLAHGWRKGSPDAYDRELALFPATFLEFVKTSQPSEYKRLVGFFGDKTDTELIRRLVQVIDRNGMLRVIRKGFDIYGVPIKTAFFRPASGLNPEILTRYEQNMLTVTRQLHYSLKNENSLDMVLSINGLPIVTVELKNQFTGQSVQDAIRQYKRDRDARELLFQFKKRSLVHFAIDPDEIYMTTQLAGEDTFFLPFNRGYQGGAGNPPSDGFRTAYLWEEVWQRDNFMDLLQKFLHLQVDEKIKDIKKVRKETMIFPRYHQWDAVNKILVDVLEKGPGHNYLIQHSAGSGKTNTISWLAHRLSSLHGSDDRPIFHGVIVITDRRVLDRQLQDAIYQFDHTKGVVQQIDKNSKQLREALESGTAKIIISTIQKFGVIAKQVTDLSHKNFAIIVDEAHSSQSGKAADAVKQVLAAGSLEEAEHIQRDLDAKAKDVEDQIAEELVKRGRQKNLSYFAFTATPKAKTLEMFGRRPTPDAKPEPFHLYSMRQAIEEGFILDVLQNYVTYKAYYKLAKAIEDDPTLEEKPAKKAIARFASLHPHNVAQKTEIMVEHFRRITRHKIGGRAKAMVVTSSRLHALRYKQAFDEYIRRKGYTDVATLVAFSGTVIDNGEEYTEPGLNRFGEKELPERFQEDDYQVLIVADKYQTGFDQPLLHTMFVDKRLAGVQAVQTLSRLNRTHKGKKDTFVLDFVNAPEDIQAAFQPYYEVTTLGKETDLNLIFDLKSRLEAQPVIWQDDVAALVEAFYSGKNVGALHKYIDPAVERFMQLPEKEQEMFRSTLSTFVRVYGFITQIAPFQSVPVHKFYTYGKLLLKKLPVRGRVSLELDDEVEMQYYRLEEKSKGRIDLVRETPGVVDGLTDAGTGGYHKKESPLSSIIEVLNKTFGTDFTEADRLFLDQIEMDIMREQEIIKAARSNTMDNFRFAFDEVFLGKVIDRMGMNDKIFGKLMDEPEFQNTVKNWMLASVYRKLNGEESSSIHVD, from the coding sequence GTGACCGCCATCCACACGGAAAAGGCGCTGGAAGAAGCGATTGAGACGCACTTACTTGCACACGGCTGGCGCAAGGGCAGCCCGGACGCGTACGACCGGGAGCTAGCACTGTTTCCGGCCACTTTCCTTGAATTCGTGAAAACAAGCCAGCCGAGCGAATACAAGCGCCTCGTCGGCTTCTTTGGCGACAAAACGGACACCGAGCTGATTCGCCGCCTGGTCCAGGTGATTGACCGGAACGGCATGCTGAGAGTCATCCGAAAAGGATTCGACATCTATGGCGTGCCCATTAAGACGGCGTTCTTCCGACCGGCAAGCGGACTCAACCCAGAGATTCTGACCCGGTATGAGCAAAACATGCTCACAGTCACACGGCAACTCCACTATAGCCTGAAGAATGAGAATTCGCTCGACATGGTGCTCTCCATCAACGGCTTGCCCATCGTGACGGTGGAGCTGAAGAACCAGTTCACCGGCCAGAGCGTGCAGGATGCCATTCGGCAGTACAAACGCGATCGAGATGCGAGAGAGCTGCTTTTCCAGTTTAAGAAACGCAGCCTCGTGCACTTTGCGATCGATCCCGATGAAATCTACATGACGACGCAGTTGGCCGGGGAGGACACGTTTTTCCTGCCGTTCAATCGTGGATACCAGGGCGGCGCAGGCAATCCACCCTCTGACGGATTCCGTACAGCGTATCTGTGGGAAGAGGTCTGGCAACGTGACAATTTCATGGATCTGCTGCAGAAGTTCCTGCACCTGCAGGTCGATGAGAAAATAAAGGATATCAAGAAAGTCCGCAAGGAGACGATGATCTTCCCTCGCTATCACCAGTGGGACGCCGTGAACAAAATCCTTGTCGACGTACTGGAGAAAGGCCCCGGTCACAACTACCTAATACAGCATTCAGCGGGGTCTGGAAAGACCAACACCATCTCGTGGCTTGCACACCGACTGTCGAGTCTGCATGGTTCGGACGACAGACCCATTTTTCATGGGGTCATCGTGATTACGGACAGACGTGTCTTAGACCGCCAACTTCAGGATGCCATTTATCAGTTCGATCACACGAAGGGCGTCGTCCAGCAGATTGATAAGAATTCCAAACAACTGAGAGAGGCGCTGGAGTCCGGTACAGCAAAGATCATCATCTCGACCATCCAGAAGTTCGGGGTCATCGCAAAACAGGTTACAGATCTCTCCCATAAGAACTTCGCCATCATCGTCGATGAGGCGCATAGCTCGCAAAGCGGCAAGGCGGCCGATGCGGTGAAGCAAGTGCTGGCGGCCGGGTCGCTGGAAGAAGCGGAACACATTCAGCGGGATTTAGATGCGAAGGCGAAGGACGTGGAGGACCAAATTGCAGAGGAGCTTGTCAAGCGGGGGCGGCAGAAGAATCTGAGTTACTTTGCATTCACAGCCACGCCCAAGGCGAAGACGCTTGAAATGTTCGGCCGCAGGCCAACGCCGGATGCCAAGCCGGAGCCGTTCCATCTGTACTCCATGCGTCAGGCCATCGAAGAGGGATTCATCCTCGATGTGCTGCAAAACTACGTCACGTACAAAGCATATTACAAGCTAGCCAAGGCGATTGAGGACGATCCGACGCTCGAAGAGAAACCGGCGAAGAAGGCGATTGCCCGGTTTGCGAGTCTGCATCCACACAATGTGGCGCAGAAGACCGAGATTATGGTCGAGCACTTCCGGCGCATCACCCGCCACAAGATTGGCGGCCGGGCCAAGGCGATGGTGGTGACGAGTTCACGCCTACATGCGCTGCGATACAAGCAGGCGTTTGACGAATATATCAGGCGCAAAGGTTATACGGATGTAGCAACTTTGGTGGCGTTTTCCGGCACCGTGATCGACAACGGCGAGGAATATACGGAACCTGGCCTCAATCGGTTCGGGGAGAAGGAACTGCCGGAACGGTTTCAAGAGGATGACTACCAGGTGCTAATTGTGGCGGACAAGTATCAAACGGGGTTTGACCAGCCGCTGCTTCACACGATGTTCGTCGATAAGAGGTTGGCTGGCGTGCAGGCGGTACAGACGCTCTCGCGGTTGAACCGGACACACAAAGGTAAAAAGGACACGTTTGTCCTGGATTTTGTAAACGCCCCCGAGGACATTCAGGCTGCGTTTCAGCCATATTATGAGGTTACAACGCTCGGCAAGGAGACCGACCTGAACTTGATTTTCGATTTGAAGAGTCGCCTTGAGGCTCAGCCCGTCATTTGGCAAGACGATGTAGCGGCGCTCGTGGAAGCCTTCTACTCGGGAAAAAACGTGGGAGCGTTGCACAAATACATCGATCCCGCCGTTGAACGTTTCATGCAGTTGCCGGAGAAGGAGCAAGAGATGTTCCGCTCGACACTCTCGACATTTGTCCGAGTCTACGGTTTCATCACTCAAATTGCGCCGTTTCAGTCCGTCCCGGTTCACAAGTTTTACACATACGGCAAACTGCTGCTCAAGAAACTCCCAGTGCGAGGCCGCGTCTCTCTTGAGCTGGACGACGAAGTGGAGATGCAATATTATCGGCTGGAGGAGAAGTCAAAAGGTCGGATTGACTTGGTACGGGAAACGCCGGGCGTTGTGGATGGTCTAACAGACGCAGGAACAGGTGGATATCACAAGAAAGAATCGCCGCTCTCCAGCATTATCGAAGTGCTGAACAAGACATTTGGAACAGACTTCACGGAGGCGGACCGGCTATTTCTGGACCAAATTGAAATGGACATTATGAGAGAACAAGAGATTATCAAAGCGGCTCGTTCAAATACGATGGACAACTTCCGCTTTGCCTTTGATGAGGTGTTTCTCGGCAAGGTCATTGACCGCATGGGGATGAATGACAAGATCTTCGGCAAGTTGATGGACGAACCGGAGTTTCAGAATACCGTGAAGAACTGGATGCTGGCGTCGGTGTATCGGAAATTGAATGGGGAGGAGTCTTCCTCTATCCACGTTGATTAA
- a CDS encoding helicase HerA domain-containing protein: MTSYIEDISSLIVGTVESVAPNEFRVLLDSDAPQTTALNATVPRGFPRLNGYVLIPNEIGAIVAVVTWIGIERSHFPKISTHKDFGLVDLPFPVRRMVVSPLGTLRHEIQQDNPNRLIHKLSRGVSIFPSVGDKVLLPTIDQLRSIIEGGGEANGVKIGTSSSVADAKVSVDPDKIFGRHLAVLGNTGSGKSCTVAGLIHWTLEQAQKARNKQQRQGPVNARFIVLDPNGEYRTAFQNQGARVYCVSGEIEEADAIGAKPLQVPAWLWNAQEWTAFTGAKPGVQRPLLLQALRELKAGAVAESSNEVSIRRLLTFFHQKLLAIIETPSQYVEFPGVRNTGQLLENIAQTCTDYALQMELEVGEKLQNIASLTAEVVRRRKDRGGYFSSFVRSELEILSGEFNSLMSMFGAVETLSTTVDANSPIQFDTDSLPDYLEELSRNESSSNSGYVQNLSMRIRTLLSDTKLRSIISPNTDLQLNGLNHTWAPAME, translated from the coding sequence TTGACTTCATATATTGAAGACATATCCTCGCTGATTGTTGGCACAGTCGAATCAGTTGCACCTAATGAATTCCGGGTTCTTCTCGACAGCGATGCACCACAGACAACAGCATTAAACGCCACTGTGCCACGAGGTTTCCCAAGATTAAATGGTTATGTACTGATTCCCAACGAAATCGGCGCTATTGTGGCTGTTGTCACGTGGATCGGTATTGAGCGGTCACATTTCCCAAAGATATCCACACACAAGGATTTCGGTCTTGTTGATTTACCGTTTCCGGTACGCAGAATGGTTGTTTCCCCGCTTGGAACGCTAAGGCACGAAATACAGCAAGACAATCCAAATCGGCTTATACACAAATTAAGCCGGGGGGTCTCGATATTTCCATCGGTAGGGGACAAGGTTCTCCTCCCAACGATTGATCAACTACGTTCCATTATCGAAGGGGGCGGCGAAGCCAACGGTGTCAAAATTGGGACTTCGTCGTCTGTTGCGGATGCAAAAGTATCGGTTGATCCAGATAAAATTTTCGGACGTCACCTTGCTGTCCTTGGAAACACCGGTAGCGGTAAATCATGCACTGTGGCTGGGCTCATTCATTGGACCTTGGAACAAGCGCAAAAGGCTCGGAATAAGCAACAAAGACAAGGTCCGGTTAACGCGAGATTTATTGTATTAGATCCGAACGGTGAGTATCGGACCGCCTTTCAAAATCAAGGGGCACGTGTGTACTGTGTGAGTGGTGAAATCGAAGAAGCTGATGCCATTGGCGCGAAGCCGCTTCAAGTCCCGGCGTGGCTATGGAATGCTCAAGAATGGACAGCGTTTACAGGGGCTAAGCCAGGGGTTCAACGCCCACTGTTGCTGCAAGCTTTGCGTGAGCTCAAGGCAGGTGCGGTGGCTGAGTCCTCTAACGAGGTGAGTATCCGTCGCTTGTTGACTTTTTTCCACCAAAAGTTGTTGGCAATTATAGAAACACCGTCACAGTATGTCGAATTTCCAGGTGTGAGAAACACAGGGCAACTGCTTGAGAACATTGCACAAACCTGTACAGATTACGCTCTTCAAATGGAACTTGAAGTTGGAGAAAAACTTCAAAACATTGCTTCGCTAACGGCGGAAGTTGTCCGACGACGAAAAGATCGGGGGGGCTATTTTAGTTCCTTTGTTAGAAGTGAACTGGAAATTCTGTCAGGTGAATTCAACTCACTAATGAGCATGTTTGGGGCTGTGGAGACATTGTCAACCACGGTTGATGCAAATTCGCCGATCCAGTTTGACACGGATTCTTTGCCAGACTATCTCGAGGAGTTGTCACGTAACGAATCCTCCTCGAATTCTGGTTACGTGCAGAACTTAAGTATGAGAATCCGAACCCTATTGTCGGACACCAAACTTCGTTCAATTATTTCTCCAAACACAGACCTTCAATTAAATGGCTTGAATCATACTTGGGCTCCAGCAATGGAATGA
- a CDS encoding SIR2 family protein: MEWTADTNYYRMGPKEVESAPDESGVLQAKRDIEPWLSAVFQSEHLSVLLGSGFTTAVSHVAGVTSTTMSEIQFGDLGKLPYEDRVNEFARESAKAMGRGDSNIEDQIRAANTLLEGLKIIRDSNVTVWEDAINRVLGSFMISILETEAGIERAIRDGNHLVERVLVSLLLSFASRTASRERLNLFTTNYDRLVEYGCDLVGLRSIDRFVGALTPIFRSSRIDVDMHYNPPGIRGEPRFLEGVVRYTKLHGSIDWRFENNQLRRYTIPFGAPSNHTDVVSRRSESVMIYPNPAKDVETLEFPYADLFRDFSSALCRPNSALVTYGYGFGDDHINRVLADMLTIPSTHLVIISWDHANGRIESFLDKVGRHAQISLMVGHHFGDIQNLVNYYLPKPSIDEISIRKAALVTRRTSATEDQPSTVLDSQSIYGGERP; the protein is encoded by the coding sequence GTGGAATGGACAGCGGATACGAATTATTATCGGATGGGTCCGAAAGAGGTAGAGAGCGCCCCGGACGAAAGTGGCGTTCTTCAGGCTAAGAGAGATATTGAACCTTGGCTCTCAGCTGTATTTCAAAGTGAACATTTATCAGTGTTGTTGGGTAGCGGATTTACTACGGCTGTCTCACACGTGGCGGGTGTAACATCAACCACGATGAGCGAGATACAATTCGGTGACCTCGGAAAGTTACCATATGAAGACAGAGTAAATGAATTTGCGCGTGAAAGTGCTAAAGCAATGGGACGTGGTGACAGCAACATTGAAGATCAAATTCGAGCTGCAAATACGCTATTGGAAGGGCTAAAGATTATAAGAGACTCGAATGTCACCGTTTGGGAGGATGCGATTAACCGCGTTCTTGGGTCATTCATGATTTCTATCTTGGAGACCGAGGCAGGAATTGAGCGCGCAATCCGTGATGGAAACCACCTGGTTGAACGGGTACTAGTCTCGCTTTTGTTGAGCTTTGCTAGCCGGACAGCTTCAAGGGAGCGGTTAAATCTTTTTACGACGAACTATGATCGTCTCGTTGAATACGGGTGTGATTTAGTGGGGTTGCGGTCCATAGACCGATTCGTGGGTGCATTGACACCTATATTTCGCTCATCCCGAATAGATGTCGACATGCATTATAATCCTCCTGGCATACGCGGTGAACCTCGGTTTTTGGAAGGCGTTGTTAGATATACAAAGCTTCATGGTTCAATTGATTGGAGATTCGAAAACAACCAGTTACGAAGGTACACAATCCCGTTTGGTGCACCAAGCAATCATACAGATGTGGTAAGTCGTCGTTCTGAATCGGTAATGATTTATCCTAATCCAGCAAAAGACGTAGAGACACTCGAGTTCCCATACGCCGACCTGTTCCGAGATTTTTCTTCGGCGTTATGCCGACCCAATTCTGCTTTGGTTACCTACGGATACGGGTTTGGGGATGATCATATTAACCGTGTGCTTGCCGATATGTTGACAATTCCGTCAACGCACCTGGTAATTATCTCTTGGGATCATGCAAATGGGCGTATCGAATCATTCCTTGATAAAGTTGGACGACATGCACAAATTTCTTTGATGGTAGGGCACCATTTCGGCGACATACAGAACTTGGTCAACTACTACTTGCCGAAACCATCCATTGACGAGATTAGTATTCGGAAAGCCGCGCTTGTGACGCGTCGGACTTCTGCAACCGAGGACCAGCCCAGTACAGTTTTAGATTCGCAGTCCATTTATGGAGGAGAAAGACCTTGA
- a CDS encoding type I restriction-modification system subunit M, with product MQNFRDMANFIWSVADLLRGDYKQSDYGKVILPMTVLRRLDSVLKPTKPQVLAKLAEMARMNVQNLDPVLNRMTGYDFHNRSRFDFESLLDDPDHLSTNLMAYINAFSANAKDIMDYFEFGKQVERLDRSNLLYQVMQKFAAIDLHPDIVDNVQMGYIFEELIRKFAEVSNETAGEHFTPREVIRLMVNLLFNEDRNQDLSKEGVVRTIYDPACGTGGMLSVSEEYLTALNRDIMVRVFGQELNPESYAICKADMLLKGQKPSQIRFGNSFSEDGFAEQTFDYMLSNPPFGVEWKKVEKEIRDEAEKLGFNGRFGAGLPRISDGSLLFLQHMLAKMKPVSLGGSRIAIVFNGSPLFSGGAESGESNIRRWIIENDWLEAIVALPDQLFYNTGISTYIWVLTNRKSPERKGKIQLINATHLYQKMRKSLGDKRNELSNEHIAEITRMHGDFRETKYSKIFDNEDFGYRRITVERPLKLNFLVSDERIARLKEQKAFQNLAASKKKGAPGEEEIAEGKRKQEAILRVLEELRSEALFKNREEFVKVLKKAFKASGVDLSAPLQKAILSALSERDETADICRDSKGNPEPDTELRDYENVPLKEDVYEYFEREVVPFVPDAWIDEGKTKIGYEIPFTRHFYEYTPMRSLEEIQAEIRQLEEEIQALLQEVR from the coding sequence ATGCAAAACTTCAGAGACATGGCCAACTTCATCTGGTCCGTGGCCGATCTACTTCGCGGCGACTACAAGCAATCTGACTACGGCAAGGTCATCCTGCCGATGACAGTTCTTCGCCGTCTGGATTCCGTACTGAAACCGACCAAGCCGCAGGTGCTGGCCAAACTAGCTGAAATGGCTCGGATGAACGTGCAAAATCTTGATCCGGTACTCAACCGAATGACTGGTTACGACTTTCACAATCGGAGCAGATTTGACTTTGAGTCTTTGCTGGACGATCCGGATCACTTATCGACCAACTTGATGGCGTACATCAACGCATTTTCCGCAAACGCAAAAGATATCATGGACTACTTTGAGTTTGGCAAACAAGTAGAGCGGCTCGATCGTTCCAACTTGCTCTACCAGGTTATGCAGAAGTTTGCCGCGATCGATCTTCATCCGGACATCGTCGACAACGTGCAGATGGGCTACATATTCGAAGAACTCATCCGCAAGTTCGCCGAAGTGTCGAACGAAACAGCCGGGGAACATTTCACGCCGCGTGAAGTCATCCGCTTGATGGTCAATCTCCTGTTCAACGAGGATCGGAATCAGGACTTGTCCAAGGAAGGCGTTGTTCGAACCATTTACGATCCCGCCTGTGGCACGGGGGGTATGCTCTCGGTTTCGGAGGAGTATCTGACGGCACTCAACCGGGACATCATGGTGCGGGTGTTCGGACAAGAATTGAACCCGGAATCGTATGCCATCTGCAAGGCGGACATGCTGCTGAAAGGGCAAAAGCCGTCGCAGATCCGGTTCGGAAACAGCTTTTCCGAGGACGGGTTCGCCGAACAGACCTTCGATTATATGTTGTCGAATCCGCCCTTTGGCGTGGAGTGGAAGAAGGTTGAGAAGGAGATCCGGGACGAGGCTGAGAAACTGGGCTTTAATGGACGATTCGGTGCGGGGCTGCCGAGGATCAGCGACGGGTCGTTGCTCTTTTTGCAACACATGCTCGCAAAGATGAAGCCGGTGTCGCTCGGCGGCAGCCGAATTGCCATCGTGTTCAACGGATCCCCCTTGTTCTCGGGCGGGGCGGAGTCAGGTGAGTCGAATATCCGTCGGTGGATTATCGAAAACGATTGGCTGGAGGCCATTGTGGCGCTGCCCGATCAACTGTTCTACAACACCGGGATCTCGACGTACATCTGGGTACTGACGAATCGCAAGTCCCCGGAGCGGAAAGGTAAGATTCAGCTCATCAACGCCACGCACCTGTACCAAAAGATGCGCAAGTCCCTTGGCGATAAGCGCAATGAGTTGTCGAATGAGCACATTGCAGAGATCACCCGCATGCACGGGGACTTTCGGGAGACAAAGTACAGCAAGATCTTCGATAATGAGGATTTCGGTTATCGCCGCATCACCGTAGAGCGACCGTTGAAGTTGAACTTTCTGGTATCAGACGAGCGGATTGCCCGTCTCAAGGAACAGAAGGCATTCCAAAACCTCGCTGCGTCCAAGAAAAAGGGTGCGCCTGGCGAAGAGGAAATTGCGGAAGGCAAGCGCAAGCAGGAAGCAATACTTCGTGTCCTCGAAGAACTGCGGTCAGAAGCTCTGTTCAAGAACAGGGAAGAGTTTGTGAAGGTCTTGAAGAAGGCGTTCAAAGCGAGCGGAGTTGATTTGTCAGCGCCGCTTCAGAAGGCCATCCTATCGGCCTTGTCAGAGCGGGACGAAACCGCAGATATCTGCAGGGACTCCAAAGGCAACCCGGAGCCGGATACCGAGCTGCGGGATTACGAGAACGTTCCGCTGAAGGAAGATGTCTACGAGTATTTCGAGCGGGAAGTAGTGCCGTTCGTGCCGGATGCGTGGATTGACGAGGGTAAGACGAAGATTGGGTACGAGATCCCGTTTACGAGACATTTCTACGAGTACACGCCGATGCGGTCCTTGGAGGAGATTCAAGCCGAAATTCGTCAGCTCGAAGAAGAGATCCAGGCCCTACTTCAGGAGGTGCGTTAA